GTGGATCAGATGCTGCTGCACTTTCCCATCCTCGGCGACTATCTTCTGCTCGTAGATGAAGGCAGAAAACTGTTCCTTACCCACGGCCACATATACAACAAGGATCAGATGCCGCGGGGAGATTTCGATGCCGTCGTCTATGGACACACGCACCTTTGGGAGTTGACGCCGCAGGGCGGAACGCTGATTTGCAATACCGGCTCCATCACATTCCCGAAAGGAGGCAACGAAGCAACGTTTATGACCTATGAAAACGGAGTTTTCACGGCGTATAATATGGAAGGCGAGAAGCTGAAGGAGGCAAGGATAGGATAGAACTGACGGAGGGAAGATTATCAAGTAATCTTCCCTCCGTCAATTCTGTTCACACTTCTTCGGTGCTAAATTCCTTCTTTCAGCCGTTCCCTGCACATTTCCAGTATTCCGATAAGCTCATCCATCTTGCCCGCACGCAGCATAGCGATGCGCGTTTGCTTGAAGTCGGGGATGCCTTTGAATATTGGCGACGCAGCCAGATGACGGCGCGTGTGCAGAATACCCCGATATTCGTCGATGCGCTCCACGTTGATGCGCAGCATTTCTTCGAGCACGTCAAGCTTCTGGTCGAGCGTCAGAGGGGCGGATGTCTGTTCAGCAAAGAGCCAAGGACAGCCGAAGGTGGCACGGCCAATCATCACTGCGTCCACGCCGTACTGTTCAAAACGCTCG
The Prevotella sp. HUN102 genome window above contains:
- the yfcE gene encoding phosphodiesterase gives rise to the protein MKYLLVSDIHGCRPALERVLRFYDEEHCDMLCILGDILNYGPRNSIPEGLDPKGIVELLNERAKEIVAIRGNCDGEVDQMLLHFPILGDYLLLVDEGRKLFLTHGHIYNKDQMPRGDFDAVVYGHTHLWELTPQGGTLICNTGSITFPKGGNEATFMTYENGVFTAYNMEGEKLKEARIG